Proteins encoded by one window of Dysgonomonadaceae bacterium PH5-43:
- a CDS encoding phosphoserine aminotransferase (product_source=KO:K00831; cath_funfam=3.40.640.10,3.90.1150.10; cog=COG1932; ko=KO:K00831; pfam=PF00266; superfamily=53383; tigrfam=TIGR01364), translating into MNMKKYNFNAGPSILPQETIDNTINAIQDFANTGLSIMEISHRTKEFQAVMDETVALFKELLNIPDGYSVLFLGGGASLQFCMIPYNLLEKKAAYLNTGTWANKALKEAKLFGEAVEVASSKDANFSFIPKDYTIPTDADYFHITTNNTIFGTEIHTDIDSPVTLVADMSSDIFSRPIDVSKYGLIYGGAQKNLAPAGVTFIIVKDELLGKVSRTIPTMLDYRTHIKDGSMFNTPPVLPIYAALQTLKWLKAIGGVEVMYKTNKEKAAILYDEIDRNKLFKGTAAKEDRSLMNICFVMNDEYKDLEADFYQFATQKGMVGIKGHRSVGGFRASTYNALPKSAVEALVACMKEFEKQH; encoded by the coding sequence ATGCAGGTCCGTCTATCCTTCCTCAGGAAACAATAGACAACACAATCAATGCTATTCAAGATTTTGCCAACACTGGCTTATCTATTATGGAAATTAGTCACCGAACAAAGGAGTTTCAAGCCGTAATGGACGAAACAGTTGCCTTATTCAAGGAATTATTAAATATTCCTGATGGTTATTCGGTTTTATTCTTAGGCGGAGGTGCAAGTCTTCAATTCTGTATGATACCCTACAATCTTTTAGAAAAAAAAGCAGCTTACCTAAACACGGGCACTTGGGCAAACAAAGCATTAAAGGAAGCAAAATTATTTGGCGAAGCTGTTGAAGTTGCCTCTTCTAAAGATGCTAATTTTTCATTTATTCCTAAAGATTACACAATCCCAACAGATGCCGATTACTTCCACATAACAACAAACAACACTATATTCGGAACAGAAATTCACACAGACATAGACTCTCCTGTTACTTTAGTTGCAGATATGTCGTCCGATATCTTCTCTCGCCCTATTGATGTTTCTAAATACGGACTTATTTATGGTGGCGCACAAAAGAACCTTGCTCCAGCTGGTGTTACTTTCATAATTGTGAAAGATGAATTGTTAGGAAAAGTTAGTCGCACTATACCTACAATGTTAGATTATAGAACTCATATAAAAGACGGCTCTATGTTTAACACACCTCCTGTACTTCCTATTTATGCTGCTTTACAAACACTTAAATGGTTAAAAGCAATAGGTGGTGTAGAAGTAATGTACAAAACGAACAAAGAAAAAGCTGCTATTCTTTATGATGAAATAGATCGCAACAAGCTATTCAAAGGTACAGCAGCCAAAGAAGACCGTTCTCTTATGAATATTTGCTTCGTAATGAACGATGAATACAAAGATTTAGAAGCTGATTTTTATCAATTCGCAACTCAAAAAGGAATGGTAGGTATTAAAGGACACCGTTCGGTAGGCGGATTTAGAGCATCAACTTACAATGCTCTTCCTAAATCAGCAGTAGAAGCATTAGTTGCTTGTATGAAAGAATTCGAAAAACAACATTAA
- a CDS encoding phosphoglycerate kinase (product_source=KO:K00927; cath_funfam=3.40.50.1260; cog=COG0126; ko=KO:K00927; pfam=PF00162; superfamily=53748), with the protein MQTMDNFNFAGQKAFVRVDFNVPLDENFNITDDTRIRAAMPTLKKIIADGGSIIIGSHLGRPKGVNEKFSLKHILPRVAELLGTEVDFANDCLGQEAKDKSAALKPGQALMLENLRFYAAEEGKPRGLAEDATDEEKAAAKKAEKANQKEMAKQLASYASVYVNDAFGTAHRAHASTAIIADYFDAEHKLFGCLMQKEIDSVEKVLKDTARPFTAIMGGSKVSSKIDIIENLLTKVDNLIIGGGMTYTFVKALGGTVGDSICENDKLDLALNLLQKAKDNNVNLVLAVDAKIGDSFSNDANTKIVPVQEIPDGWEGLDIGPKTEENFAKVIEASKTILWNGPTGVFEFDNFAGGSKAVGMAIVKATENGAFSLVGGGDSVACVNKFGIADKMSYVSTGGGALLEFIEGKELPGIKAIRGY; encoded by the coding sequence ATGCAAACAATGGACAACTTTAACTTTGCAGGACAAAAAGCATTCGTACGTGTAGATTTCAACGTGCCTTTAGATGAAAACTTCAACATTACTGACGATACTCGTATTCGCGCAGCAATGCCTACACTTAAAAAGATTATCGCTGATGGTGGTAGCATCATTATTGGCTCGCACTTAGGCAGACCAAAAGGCGTTAATGAAAAGTTTTCACTAAAACACATTTTACCAAGAGTTGCAGAACTTTTAGGTACTGAAGTTGATTTCGCTAACGATTGCTTAGGACAAGAAGCTAAAGATAAATCGGCAGCCCTTAAACCAGGACAAGCTTTAATGTTAGAAAACCTTCGTTTTTATGCTGCTGAAGAGGGTAAACCTCGTGGATTAGCAGAAGATGCAACAGACGAAGAAAAGGCTGCAGCTAAAAAAGCAGAAAAAGCCAACCAAAAAGAAATGGCAAAACAATTAGCATCTTATGCTTCGGTATATGTAAACGATGCTTTCGGCACAGCTCACCGCGCTCACGCATCAACAGCTATTATTGCTGATTACTTCGATGCTGAACATAAACTATTCGGTTGCTTAATGCAAAAAGAAATAGACTCGGTAGAAAAAGTATTGAAAGATACTGCTCGTCCGTTCACTGCTATTATGGGTGGTTCTAAAGTGTCTTCTAAAATAGACATCATAGAAAACTTATTAACTAAGGTTGACAATCTTATTATCGGCGGTGGAATGACTTACACTTTCGTTAAAGCATTAGGCGGAACAGTTGGTGATTCAATCTGCGAAAACGACAAGTTAGACTTAGCTCTTAACTTGCTTCAAAAAGCGAAAGACAACAACGTAAATCTGGTATTGGCAGTAGATGCTAAAATTGGAGATAGTTTCAGCAACGACGCTAACACTAAGATAGTGCCCGTACAAGAAATTCCTGACGGTTGGGAAGGATTGGATATAGGTCCTAAAACTGAAGAAAATTTTGCTAAAGTTATAGAAGCCTCAAAAACTATTCTTTGGAATGGTCCTACTGGAGTATTTGAGTTTGACAACTTTGCAGGAGGTTCTAAAGCTGTAGGTATGGCTATTGTTAAGGCTACTGAAAATGGAGCTTTCTCTTTAGTAGGCGGTGGCGACTCCGTTGCTTGTGTTAATAAATTTGGTATCGCCGACAAGATGTCTTATGTATCTACAGGAGGTGGTGCTTTATTAGAATTTATAGAAGGTAAAGAATTACCAGGAATAAAAGCTATTCGTGGTTATTAA
- a CDS encoding hypothetical protein (product_source=Hypo-rule applied; cleavage_site_network=SignalP-noTM; pfam=PF13645; superfamily=141523; transmembrane_helix_parts=Inside_1_6,TMhelix_7_26,Outside_27_238), with protein MSKRLTLRLTLTFAFLLVFLSSITFVDANNTKTNTPEEKKLASKSTEIKELYDVLKLKNEIPFKAFEQAYAGYKKMKPKKTVLTLIDYSRASTEKRMYVLDLKAKKVLFKTLVAHGRNSGENYATSFSNEKGSHKSSLGFFLTEETYMGGKGYSLRLCGLEKGINHNARERAVVIHAANYATASFAANNGRLGRSYGCPALPPNINKPIIDTIKNGSLIYIYAEKSNKDYISKSKILK; from the coding sequence ATGAGTAAAAGATTAACTCTCAGACTAACTCTAACTTTCGCTTTTTTATTAGTCTTTTTGAGTAGCATTACATTTGTTGATGCAAATAATACAAAAACAAATACGCCTGAAGAAAAAAAGCTTGCATCTAAGTCTACAGAAATAAAAGAACTCTACGATGTATTAAAACTTAAAAACGAAATTCCTTTTAAGGCTTTCGAACAGGCTTATGCAGGGTACAAAAAGATGAAACCTAAAAAAACTGTTTTAACGCTTATCGACTACAGTAGGGCATCTACCGAAAAACGTATGTATGTTTTAGATTTGAAAGCAAAAAAGGTTTTATTCAAAACTCTTGTTGCTCACGGACGAAACAGTGGAGAGAATTATGCTACATCTTTCTCTAATGAAAAAGGCTCGCACAAAAGTTCTTTGGGATTTTTTCTTACGGAAGAAACATATATGGGAGGCAAAGGATATTCTTTGCGTCTTTGCGGTTTAGAGAAAGGAATCAATCATAATGCACGCGAACGAGCAGTGGTAATACACGCAGCAAATTACGCTACGGCTAGTTTTGCGGCAAATAATGGCAGGTTAGGGCGAAGCTATGGCTGTCCTGCTCTTCCTCCAAATATAAATAAACCTATTATTGATACTATTAAAAACGGATCACTTATCTATATTTACGCCGAGAAATCCAATAAAGATTATATTAGTAAGAGCAAGATATTGAAGTAA
- a CDS encoding 7-cyano-7-deazaguanine reductase (product_source=KO:K09457; cath_funfam=3.30.1130.10; cog=COG0780; ko=KO:K09457; pfam=PF14489; superfamily=55620; tigrfam=TIGR03139): MNTEQTKSLTLLGNKTEYKQDYAPEVLETFINKNQENDYWVKFNCPEFTSLCPITGQPDFATIIIDYIPDVKMVESKSLKLYLFSFRNHGAFHEDCVNIIMKDLIKLMDPKYIEVLGVFTPRGGISIHPYCNYGRPGTEYEDIAKQRLFSYNR; this comes from the coding sequence ATGAATACAGAACAAACAAAAAGCCTTACCTTGTTAGGTAATAAAACTGAATATAAACAAGATTATGCTCCCGAAGTTCTTGAAACTTTTATTAATAAGAATCAAGAAAACGACTACTGGGTAAAATTTAACTGCCCTGAGTTTACAAGTCTTTGTCCGATTACAGGGCAACCCGACTTTGCTACAATAATTATAGATTATATTCCTGATGTAAAGATGGTAGAAAGCAAAAGTCTTAAGCTTTATTTGTTTAGCTTCCGCAATCACGGAGCTTTTCACGAAGATTGCGTTAATATAATAATGAAAGATTTGATTAAACTTATGGATCCCAAATACATTGAGGTGCTTGGTGTATTTACTCCAAGAGGAGGTATAAGCATTCACCCTTATTGCAACTATGGCAGACCAGGAACTGAATACGAAGATATTGCCAAACAAAGATTGTTTAGTTACAACAGATAG